The following proteins come from a genomic window of Corallococcus sp. NCRR:
- a CDS encoding protein kinase domain-containing protein gives MSSPRYQSLGPLLAGEGSRAFLGLSLEEGATPRPVVLIWAPPEIAQNPELVARLERETNRAIVFEHPNILRVHGLEKLDGGLARVTEFADGEPLRRVLEANPRMSPAFAALVVADAAMGLHYAHVAGNDDGSPLVHGDIRPETLMVSFSGYTKVTGYGALSVAPRERGGKRVKNRRAYTSPEQLLGGREAVNVQSDVFLLGLTLHECLTGKMPFKESADPDKAVLNRALPPMPADVPLKLDAVVRRATTKRALERYPSALAFREALVDAIGKLPTHEEFAEHLAKLFPPEAEARAARRATIEKGIAEALAKAGMPAPQIAELIANGAGLAEPVKSKVPEFSSAEASKPATVQPVASAPVQAAAPAQTPVAQTSTPVQASTAAVTQSAQAATPAKNTSTAPVAATAHTSGPNTSAASVPAGATAQAATPSPAPAASPETRPSGPIFGGAASPTAQTVVAQKPSRSWVPYVVGGLVLTLGAGAVIVQRQLQGTMTVETFDAGLPIVVAEPFDAGVEDAGVDAGVDAGPVMGILDLTVEPRVEVTLNNALLGRTPLSASLPPGKHLLTFTNGALGISVSRTVTVAPTGRSAYQFFLNKAFINVRGPAGANVSVDGKPVGTVPVEELDVFEGYHRLNVNVGPSHWQKTFTIEPGQRVNFDVDFQEPQEAAEE, from the coding sequence ATGAGTTCGCCTCGCTATCAGTCACTCGGCCCCCTCCTCGCCGGAGAGGGCTCGCGTGCCTTCCTCGGACTGTCGCTGGAGGAAGGTGCCACGCCCCGCCCCGTGGTGCTCATCTGGGCACCGCCTGAAATCGCGCAGAACCCGGAGCTGGTGGCGCGCCTGGAGCGCGAGACGAACCGCGCCATCGTCTTCGAGCACCCGAACATCCTGCGCGTACACGGCCTGGAGAAGCTGGACGGGGGCCTGGCGCGCGTCACCGAGTTCGCGGACGGCGAGCCGCTGCGGCGCGTGCTGGAAGCGAACCCGCGCATGTCGCCCGCGTTCGCGGCGCTGGTGGTGGCGGACGCGGCCATGGGGCTGCACTACGCGCACGTGGCGGGCAACGACGACGGCTCGCCGCTGGTGCACGGAGACATCCGGCCCGAGACGCTGATGGTGTCCTTCAGCGGCTACACGAAGGTGACGGGCTACGGCGCGCTGTCCGTGGCGCCGCGCGAGCGCGGTGGCAAGCGCGTGAAGAACCGCCGCGCGTACACGTCCCCGGAGCAGCTCCTGGGCGGACGTGAGGCGGTCAACGTGCAGTCGGACGTGTTCCTCCTGGGGCTCACGCTGCACGAGTGCCTCACGGGGAAGATGCCGTTCAAGGAGTCGGCGGATCCGGACAAGGCGGTGCTCAACCGCGCCTTGCCCCCGATGCCGGCGGACGTGCCGCTGAAGCTGGACGCCGTCGTGCGCCGCGCGACGACGAAGCGGGCGCTGGAGCGCTATCCGTCGGCGCTCGCGTTCCGCGAGGCGCTGGTGGATGCGATTGGGAAGTTGCCCACGCACGAGGAGTTCGCGGAGCACCTGGCGAAGTTGTTCCCGCCGGAGGCCGAGGCTCGCGCGGCGCGGCGGGCGACGATTGAGAAGGGCATCGCGGAGGCGCTGGCGAAGGCGGGCATGCCGGCGCCGCAGATCGCGGAGCTCATCGCGAACGGCGCGGGGCTCGCGGAGCCCGTGAAGAGCAAGGTGCCGGAGTTCTCCTCGGCGGAAGCCAGCAAGCCGGCGACTGTGCAGCCTGTGGCCTCCGCGCCCGTGCAGGCCGCCGCGCCCGCGCAGACGCCGGTGGCTCAGACCTCCACGCCCGTGCAGGCTTCGACGGCCGCTGTCACGCAGAGCGCGCAGGCAGCGACGCCCGCGAAGAACACGTCGACCGCTCCGGTCGCTGCGACAGCGCACACGTCGGGGCCGAACACGAGCGCCGCCTCGGTGCCTGCGGGCGCCACGGCACAGGCCGCGACACCCTCCCCTGCTCCGGCCGCATCCCCGGAGACGCGGCCCTCGGGCCCCATCTTCGGCGGCGCGGCGAGCCCCACGGCGCAGACGGTGGTCGCGCAGAAGCCTTCACGCTCCTGGGTGCCGTACGTGGTGGGCGGACTCGTGCTGACGCTCGGCGCGGGCGCGGTCATCGTCCAGCGCCAGCTCCAGGGCACGATGACGGTGGAGACCTTCGACGCGGGCCTGCCCATCGTCGTGGCCGAGCCCTTCGACGCGGGCGTCGAGGACGCGGGCGTGGATGCCGGTGTGGACGCGGGCCCCGTGATGGGCATCCTGGACCTCACCGTGGAGCCGCGCGTGGAGGTCACGCTCAACAACGCGCTGCTGGGCCGCACGCCGCTGTCCGCGTCGCTGCCGCCGGGCAAGCACCTGCTGACCTTCACCAACGGCGCGCTCGGCATCTCCGTGTCGCGCACGGTGACGGTGGCCCCCACGGGCCGCTCCGCCTACCAGTTCTTCCTCAACAAGGCCTTCATCAACGTGCGCGGTCCCGCCGGAGCCAATGTCTCCGTGGACGGCAAGCCCGTGGGCACGGTGCCCGTGGAGGAGCTGGACGTCTTCGAGGGCTACCACCGCCTCAACGTCAACGTGGGCCCGTCACACTGGCAGAAGACCTTCACCATCGAGCCCGGCCAGCGCGTCAACTTCGACGTGGACTTCCAGGAGCCGCAGGAGGCCGCGGAGGAGTAG
- a CDS encoding DUF1993 domain-containing protein, protein MTTSLYDLSVPTFLQTVRAVAGFLDRAARHCAETGANPDDFVNVRLFDDMAPFHFQVEATWHHSVWGVEALKTGVFSPPPLVGPVPFADLQAMMGKSEEALEAFTPDEINPCAGKELDLQIGPRRLAFTSETFILSFSLPNFHFHAVTAYDILRSRGVPIGKRDYEGRLRTRSA, encoded by the coding sequence ATGACAACATCACTCTACGACCTCAGCGTGCCGACCTTCCTGCAGACCGTGAGGGCCGTGGCAGGCTTTCTCGACCGTGCGGCCAGACACTGCGCGGAGACGGGGGCGAATCCCGACGACTTCGTGAACGTGCGCCTCTTCGACGACATGGCGCCCTTCCACTTCCAGGTCGAAGCCACATGGCACCATTCCGTGTGGGGAGTGGAAGCTCTCAAGACGGGTGTGTTCTCCCCGCCGCCCTTGGTTGGACCCGTTCCTTTCGCCGACCTGCAGGCGATGATGGGCAAGTCGGAAGAGGCGCTGGAGGCGTTCACGCCCGACGAGATAAATCCATGCGCGGGCAAGGAGCTGGATCTTCAGATCGGTCCGCGGAGGCTCGCCTTCACGTCGGAGACGTTCATCCTCTCGTTCTCCTTGCCGAACTTCCATTTCCACGCTGTCACTGCCTACGACATCCTCCGCTCGCGCGGTGTACCGATCGGCAAGCGTGATTACGAAGGCCGGCTGCGCACGAGATCAGCCTGA
- a CDS encoding YccF domain-containing protein: protein MNLLLNLLWIIFGGGLVLCLEYLLGGLLLCLTLVGIPFGVQCFKMAGLALMPFGKDIEDLPSAGAMSFGLNVVWALFAGIWIFLTNVVIGVGLALTIIGIPFALQHLKLGMVAFAPFGKRIRG from the coding sequence ATGAACCTGCTCCTGAACCTGTTGTGGATCATCTTCGGCGGAGGGCTGGTGCTCTGCCTCGAGTACCTGCTCGGTGGGCTGTTGCTCTGCCTCACCCTCGTCGGCATCCCGTTCGGCGTGCAGTGCTTCAAGATGGCCGGCCTCGCGCTGATGCCCTTCGGCAAGGACATCGAGGATCTTCCCAGCGCGGGCGCGATGAGCTTCGGGCTCAACGTCGTCTGGGCACTCTTCGCTGGAATCTGGATCTTCCTCACCAACGTCGTCATCGGCGTCGGCCTGGCGCTGACGATCATCGGCATTCCGTTCGCGCTGCAGCACCTCAAGCTCGGAATGGTCGCGTTCGCGCCCTTCGGCAAGCGCATTCGCGGCTGA
- a CDS encoding trypsin-like peptidase domain-containing protein: protein MRAAHIRWGLLLWGLVLALPAHADLSRRRSDVVEVVQKVSPAVVYIGTEQEVESRFRGRPRSPLEEFFGQGMAQPETRQRITGLGSGAIIDPSGIIVTNDHVIRGASAIHVVLADGRTFDAEVVGSDANNDLAVLKVNAKEPLPTAKLGTSSDLMIGETVVAIGSPFGLSKTVTAGVVSATGRTFRADDRVYNDFLQTDAAINPGNSGGPLLNVDGEIIGINTAIYANGQGIGFAIPADKVRRIVEELTRFGKVRPAWVGMDTADLPSQVAARLGWDRTYGVIVTNVDPDSPAAQAGVQRGDVVAELGGSRIQDAEDFDSRVRGYPARSVFPLVLFRAGGNRTVQVTPIEFPARLLENLAWEKLGLRVKESKGGMAIASVRPGSAASEIGLEPGDVLLRMNNQPVPTGDTFREALLTARRGRSVLLLVRRGRYGYHLTLPFEGQRL, encoded by the coding sequence ATGAGGGCAGCACACATCCGGTGGGGGCTCTTGCTGTGGGGGCTCGTGCTGGCGCTCCCGGCGCACGCGGACCTGTCCCGGCGCCGCAGCGACGTGGTGGAGGTGGTTCAGAAGGTCTCCCCGGCGGTCGTCTACATCGGCACCGAACAGGAGGTGGAGTCGCGCTTCCGGGGCCGGCCCCGCTCGCCGCTGGAGGAGTTCTTCGGTCAGGGGATGGCGCAGCCGGAGACGCGCCAGCGCATCACCGGCCTGGGCAGCGGCGCCATCATCGACCCGTCCGGCATCATCGTGACGAACGACCACGTCATCCGGGGCGCGTCCGCCATCCACGTGGTGCTCGCCGACGGGCGCACCTTCGACGCGGAGGTGGTGGGCAGTGACGCGAACAACGACCTGGCGGTCCTCAAGGTCAACGCGAAGGAGCCCCTGCCCACCGCGAAGCTGGGCACCAGCAGCGACCTGATGATTGGCGAGACGGTGGTCGCCATCGGCAGTCCGTTCGGCCTGAGCAAGACCGTCACGGCGGGCGTGGTGTCCGCCACGGGCCGCACCTTCCGCGCGGACGACCGCGTCTACAACGACTTCCTCCAGACGGACGCGGCCATCAATCCGGGCAACTCCGGCGGGCCGCTGCTCAACGTGGACGGGGAGATCATCGGCATCAACACGGCCATCTACGCCAACGGGCAGGGCATCGGCTTCGCCATCCCCGCGGACAAGGTGCGGCGCATCGTGGAGGAGCTCACGCGCTTCGGGAAGGTGCGCCCCGCGTGGGTGGGCATGGACACGGCGGACCTGCCCTCGCAGGTGGCCGCGCGGCTCGGGTGGGACCGCACGTACGGCGTCATCGTGACCAACGTGGATCCGGACAGCCCCGCCGCGCAGGCCGGTGTGCAGCGCGGTGACGTGGTCGCGGAGCTGGGCGGTTCGCGGATCCAGGACGCGGAGGATTTCGACTCGCGCGTGCGCGGTTATCCGGCCCGCTCGGTCTTCCCCCTGGTCCTCTTCCGAGCAGGCGGCAACCGCACGGTGCAGGTGACGCCCATCGAATTTCCGGCTCGCCTGCTTGAGAACCTGGCGTGGGAGAAGCTGGGACTGCGCGTGAAGGAGAGCAAGGGCGGGATGGCGATCGCGTCCGTGCGTCCGGGCTCGGCCGCCTCGGAGATCGGGCTGGAGCCGGGGGACGTGCTGCTGCGGATGAACAATCAGCCTGTCCCCACGGGTGACACTTTCCGTGAAGCCCTGCTGACGGCGCGACGGGGACGTAGCGTGCTGTTGCTCGTGCGACGCGGGCGTTACGGCTACCACCTGACGCTGCCTTTCGAAGGCCAGCGACTCTAG
- a CDS encoding DUF1588 domain-containing protein, with protein MNRVLLLAALVSLVACKGNIGPNTNDGGTNNPVDPVDPVDPGGNASAACVVQSVLANRCASCHGAMPTQGATMPLRTLHDMRVSSAMDGKLSNAQRALIRMRDDASPMPPAPHQRATAAERTALETWIKEGMPLCSGTDGPPVTVVAEPNLLDQSALFTCTDGVRSDAPTRIRRMNRREFTRNVGGSVERSWTGFSFYDNPLDPSAIEQYSSWATDETLDEATVELFLPVVGAAASPWTMNYPDGNRMERVFTNNRFSCMFNDANPSDTCKRFHLGQMLEFGVFFRPPTEDELTRLTAFATTVIAQEPSYSPQIRADSITRISNAAWMMTGAMFRREMGGDPTDGRVALTSLELGSQLTYALAGRAPSATPSFVWPYYSAPLEGHLADVAVAAKDGSLTQDATTAALIQKYLGGVDANQNGTPRFDLVQDYNEEQRSKRGQYWLGDGVAGFFREWLGYGHVSAVFKESPAATSRFELEGLGYISSVSYDNLLTNFHPLEPTFIQQFDDLIARVVVEDKDVLANLLTTRTFYVPSMQNAAYDSHKGLSHPYNVSEILPATVAGRWKTLPATERAGVLTHPVWLAAHGGNFEDDPSIVHRGKWVRENLLCGFVPPLSSVQVAAQVGAHAADKNARRRLQEATAGAQCQGCHRLMEPLGLPFEIYNHAGFLRARDHSPSGGWTTPDGSSTLTSMPDPALEGPVRDAVEMSERLATSPHVKRCFVRQAFRYFMGRPENPTDACTLTQMEQAYDQNHGSFSKMLTTLMTSDTWKTRRAPQAGE; from the coding sequence ATGAACCGCGTCCTCCTGCTGGCCGCACTGGTGAGCCTCGTTGCGTGCAAGGGCAACATCGGGCCAAACACCAACGACGGCGGCACCAACAACCCCGTGGACCCAGTGGACCCGGTGGATCCCGGTGGGAACGCGAGCGCCGCGTGCGTGGTGCAGTCGGTGCTCGCCAATCGCTGCGCCAGCTGTCACGGCGCGATGCCGACCCAGGGCGCGACGATGCCGCTGCGCACCCTGCACGACATGCGGGTGAGCTCGGCGATGGATGGGAAGCTCAGCAACGCCCAGCGCGCGCTCATCCGCATGCGCGACGACGCGTCTCCGATGCCCCCAGCCCCCCATCAGCGCGCGACCGCGGCCGAGCGCACCGCGCTCGAGACCTGGATCAAGGAGGGGATGCCCCTCTGCAGCGGCACGGACGGGCCGCCCGTGACCGTGGTGGCCGAGCCCAACCTGCTCGATCAGTCCGCGCTCTTCACCTGTACCGACGGCGTGCGCTCGGATGCGCCGACGCGCATCCGCCGCATGAACCGGCGCGAGTTCACCCGCAACGTCGGTGGCTCGGTCGAGCGCAGTTGGACCGGGTTCAGCTTCTACGACAACCCGCTCGATCCCAGCGCCATCGAGCAATACAGCTCCTGGGCCACGGACGAGACGCTGGACGAGGCCACGGTGGAGCTGTTCCTGCCAGTGGTCGGCGCGGCCGCCTCGCCGTGGACGATGAACTACCCGGACGGCAACCGGATGGAGCGGGTCTTCACCAACAACCGCTTCAGCTGCATGTTCAACGACGCGAACCCGAGCGACACCTGCAAGCGCTTCCACCTCGGCCAGATGCTCGAGTTCGGCGTCTTCTTCCGCCCGCCCACCGAGGATGAGCTCACCCGCCTCACCGCCTTCGCGACCACGGTCATCGCGCAGGAACCGAGCTACTCCCCGCAGATCCGCGCGGACTCCATCACGCGGATCTCCAACGCCGCGTGGATGATGACCGGCGCCATGTTCCGCCGTGAGATGGGTGGCGATCCGACCGACGGTCGCGTGGCACTGACCAGCCTCGAGCTGGGCTCGCAGCTGACCTACGCCCTGGCGGGGCGCGCGCCCTCGGCCACGCCGAGCTTCGTGTGGCCGTACTATTCCGCGCCCCTCGAGGGACATCTGGCGGACGTGGCCGTCGCCGCGAAGGATGGCTCGCTCACGCAGGATGCGACGACCGCGGCCCTGATCCAGAAGTACCTGGGCGGCGTCGACGCCAACCAGAACGGGACCCCGCGCTTCGACCTGGTGCAGGACTACAACGAGGAGCAGCGCTCCAAGCGCGGGCAGTACTGGCTGGGTGACGGCGTCGCGGGCTTCTTCCGCGAGTGGCTCGGCTACGGGCACGTGTCCGCGGTGTTCAAGGAGTCCCCGGCGGCGACCTCGCGCTTCGAGCTCGAGGGGCTCGGCTACATCAGCTCGGTCTCGTACGACAACCTGCTCACCAACTTCCATCCGCTGGAGCCGACCTTCATCCAGCAGTTCGACGATCTGATCGCGCGGGTGGTGGTCGAGGACAAGGACGTGCTGGCGAACCTGCTCACCACGCGCACCTTCTACGTGCCGTCCATGCAGAACGCGGCCTACGACTCGCACAAGGGCCTCTCGCACCCCTACAACGTCAGCGAGATCCTCCCGGCGACCGTCGCGGGCCGCTGGAAGACGCTGCCTGCCACGGAGCGCGCGGGCGTGCTGACCCACCCGGTGTGGCTGGCCGCGCACGGCGGCAACTTCGAGGACGATCCGTCCATCGTCCACCGCGGCAAGTGGGTGCGCGAGAACCTCCTGTGCGGCTTCGTCCCGCCGCTCAGCAGCGTGCAGGTGGCGGCCCAGGTCGGCGCTCACGCCGCCGACAAGAACGCGCGCCGCCGCCTGCAGGAGGCGACCGCCGGAGCGCAGTGTCAGGGCTGTCACCGGCTGATGGAGCCGCTCGGCCTGCCCTTCGAGATCTACAACCACGCGGGCTTCCTGCGCGCTCGGGATCACTCGCCCAGCGGAGGCTGGACCACGCCGGACGGAAGCTCGACGCTCACGTCGATGCCGGACCCCGCGCTGGAAGGTCCGGTGCGCGACGCGGTGGAAATGAGCGAGCGACTGGCGACCTCGCCGCACGTGAAACGCTGCTTCGTGCGGCAGGCCTTCCGCTACTTCATGGGACGCCCGGAGAACCCGACCGACGCCTGCACGCTGACGCAGATGGAGCAGGCCTATGATCAGAACCACGGCTCGTTCTCCAAGATGCTGACCACGCTGATGACCAGCGACACCTGGAAGACGCGGCGTGCGCCGCAGGCTGGAGAGTGA
- a CDS encoding DUF1552 domain-containing protein produces MFSRRTVLKGMAAGLFAPYFRDVYAQSSALPARVVLVLECNGVYPRALLSTGTRAALGGRANTSDRLFWDAYKDTPLVREGDNLASAISLGPLAESAGKIDLVNRSAVLLGLSNLIAGGGHSSGTGGLSCAVNGAGATFDAVIAPRLRRGAPFDVLRLGTSSARVSIVYETCALGPRKPAGIIVNPSLAFDSTFGSLLGGSTNGRDRKMLFDFALADSRKALAEFKGNSNERLKLERYVSSLESLRTREDQLTGMADRVRPYLPVAPKDNPLLTGAGSPPDSLKWFEAQFQIATAALLGGLTNTVVLATGTSGFDVAYGPDVSDVARHNLQHGLDAGQNWEKVAEVTRRHVQLVANLARTLAATPEVGASGSMLDHTAIVFMSDNGEQHHSTSREWPKLVVGGNALGLKTDGRTVVYPKYDAPRNRQVSNLFNTLGHAFGDADFNTFGQEGSTRIAPGPLSELYG; encoded by the coding sequence ATGTTCTCGCGACGAACCGTCCTGAAGGGCATGGCCGCCGGCCTATTCGCGCCCTACTTCCGCGACGTCTATGCCCAGTCGTCGGCGTTGCCGGCGCGCGTGGTGCTGGTCCTCGAGTGCAATGGCGTCTACCCCCGCGCGCTCCTGAGCACGGGCACGCGCGCGGCGCTGGGGGGACGCGCCAACACGTCCGACCGCCTCTTCTGGGACGCGTACAAGGACACGCCGCTGGTGCGCGAGGGCGACAACCTCGCCAGCGCGATCAGCCTCGGGCCGCTGGCGGAGTCTGCCGGCAAGATCGACCTGGTGAACCGCTCCGCGGTGCTGCTGGGGCTCTCGAACCTCATCGCGGGCGGCGGGCACTCCAGCGGGACGGGCGGGCTGAGCTGCGCGGTGAACGGCGCGGGCGCGACCTTCGACGCGGTGATCGCACCCCGCCTGCGCCGGGGAGCACCGTTCGACGTGCTGCGCCTGGGCACCAGCTCCGCGCGCGTGTCGATCGTGTACGAGACCTGCGCGCTCGGGCCCCGCAAGCCCGCGGGCATCATCGTCAACCCGTCGCTCGCGTTCGACAGCACCTTCGGCTCGCTGCTCGGCGGCTCGACGAATGGGCGCGATCGCAAGATGCTCTTCGACTTCGCGCTGGCCGACTCGCGCAAGGCGCTGGCGGAGTTCAAGGGCAACTCCAACGAGCGGCTGAAGCTGGAGCGCTACGTCTCCTCACTCGAGTCGCTGCGCACGCGAGAGGATCAGCTCACCGGAATGGCGGACCGCGTGCGGCCCTACCTGCCCGTAGCGCCCAAGGACAACCCGCTGCTCACCGGCGCGGGCTCACCGCCCGACTCGCTGAAGTGGTTCGAGGCGCAGTTCCAGATCGCCACGGCGGCCCTTCTGGGCGGGCTGACGAACACGGTCGTGCTGGCGACGGGCACCTCGGGCTTCGACGTGGCCTACGGCCCGGACGTGAGCGACGTCGCGCGACACAACCTGCAGCACGGCCTGGATGCGGGGCAGAACTGGGAGAAGGTCGCCGAGGTCACCCGCCGCCACGTGCAGTTGGTGGCGAACCTGGCCAGGACGCTGGCCGCCACGCCCGAAGTCGGCGCGAGCGGCTCGATGCTGGATCACACGGCGATCGTCTTCATGTCCGACAACGGCGAGCAACACCACTCCACCTCGCGTGAGTGGCCGAAGCTCGTGGTGGGCGGCAACGCGCTGGGCCTGAAAACCGACGGGCGCACGGTCGTGTACCCAAAGTACGACGCGCCCCGGAACCGGCAGGTCTCCAACCTCTTCAACACGCTCGGCCACGCGTTCGGAGACGCGGACTTCAACACCTTCGGACAGGAGGGCAGCACGCGCATCGCGCCGGGACCGCTGAGCGAGCTGTATGGCTGA